The Mus caroli chromosome 9, CAROLI_EIJ_v1.1, whole genome shotgun sequence DNA window AAGCTATGTCTTAAATCGCTACTATGTCCCTTATGGGGGACCCAGGTGAGAAACTGGCCTGCCATCAGCTCACTCTGACATGAGCATCTCTGCAACCTCAAGCTGGAGGGGTGACTTTGACCCTGAGAGCCTGTGTGTGTCGGGTGTCAGGGTAGCCAAGTCAAGATGACCTagcttagccgggcgtggtggcgcatgcctttaatcccagcactcgggaggcagaggcaggcggatttctgagttcgaggccagcctggtctacaaagtgagctccaggacagccagaactataaagagaaaccctgtctcgaaaaaccaaaaaaaaaaaaaagatgacctaGCTTTCTGGTTGGCAGAGGGGCTTAGCACCTCCCAATGTTGGGCTGTTGTCCTTCTCTTGGCTAGGCCAGAGTCCTACAGGAAAGATGCAGAATTGGCAAACTCTGTGCCGGAAGGTaagcaggaacaggaggagggaggacccACAGACAGGGTGGCGGTGCTTAGCCTCTGTGACTGTCTGGCTTTGATCTGTGGCTGCTTTGTCCTGATGTCAGTTGTGGCCTGGGGTTACTGTTTTGTCCTCACAGGGGACCGAGAGACTCTGTGGGCTGAGCTCAAGGCTGGGGCTGAGTCTGGCTGGGACTTCTCTTCACGCTGGCTTGTTGGAGGCCCAGACCCTGATTTGCTTAGCAGCATCCGAACCAGCAAAATGGTACCCACTGATCTGAACGCGTTCCTGTGCCAAGCAGAGGAACTGATGAGTAACTTCTACTCCAGACTAGGTGAGCATCCTGTGTCAGGAGGCAGGCCAGTGTGGGCTTCTGCATCAGCCTGGCCATGGGACTGGAGGTATGCCTCCTCAGCCAGCTCAAGCCTTCACTCCTATGGaaacatgaagagagagagacagagacagagagacagagacaaagagagacagagagagacaagagacagagacagacagacagacacagacacagacagacatagagtgagagagaaaaagagacagagagagacagagagaaacagagagagacagagacagagagagacagacacagacatagacagacacagacagacacagacacagagtgagaaagagagacagaaacagagacagacagacacagacagacacagacacagacagacacagacacagagtgagagagacagagacagacagagacagacagagatagagacagacacaaacacagacacagagagtgagagagaggatgTTAGGACCGCACACTTACGTTCATACTACTGTCCTTTTTGAAGGGCACCTTGGTACATACAtcagctctctctcccttccctgatGCTCTCATTAGCCTCCTCTGAGCAAGAGCCATCAGAATGGTGGACCTGGAAGACAGAGCTGCAAGTcccagggagcagggcagggctgttAGTTCAAGGAGCCATGAATTCTAGTGGGTACTGGGGAATCATGGTCTTTGATCCTTAGGATTCCGAGTCTGTATGGGCACCGCATATGGAAGGGGACAACATAAAGACATCTAAAGCTAGGGACCAAAAGGCAGTCAGTGCCCAGTGCTCTGcctgctgagactaaaggcagaACCACACAGGAAACAACACAGAGGCCACAAAGTACAGGAACCTGCGGGCCCAGCGCTTGGCCGCCATGGAGGCTGTCCTGTGGGACGAGCAGAAGGGTGCCTGGTTCGACTACGACTtggaaaaggggaagaagaaccTGGAGTTTTATCCCTCCAACCTCACCCCACTCTGGGCTGGCTGCTTCTCAGACCCTAGTGTTGCTGACAAGGCTCTGAAGTACTTGGAGGTGAGGGGACAGTGGGCAGGCGGGCTGGCCTGGCATCCTGGAGGCGGGACTCTCCCTTCCCTGCAAGTCTCACTGAGGACCCTGGGAGTGACTGTGAGGCAGGATGGGAAGGGTCAGGAGGGACAGACCTGCCTTCCCTGAGGGTGCTGAGTCCTTGGCTCCTGCTTCAGCCATCGCTCACAGTCACATCAATGTCTGGAACCTTCTAGGACAGCAAGATCTTGACCTACCAATATGGAATCCCAACCTCTCTTCGTAACACAGGCCAGCAGTGGGACTTCCCCAATGCCTGGGCCCCACTGCAGGATCTGGTCATTAGAGGTAAGAAAGGGACAGCTGATAGATTCATTTCACTTGTCTGGaagaccctccctcctccccttcatgCCAACCCCAGGCCTGGGATTAAGAACATGGGGTCCACAGGTCCAGAAAGGAGATCTGAGGGCCTAGATCTTCTTGCCTTGGGGAGACAAAGGCCAAAGCTTTCCTGCCCAGGATGGGGTCTCTGAATACTCAGGCCTTATCTGGGGTGGGACTTAGGTTTGGCCAAGTCAGCTTCCCCCCGGACTCAGGAGGTGGCTTTCCAGCTGGCCCAGAATTGGATCAAAACCAACTTCAAAGTCTACTCCCAAAAGTCAGCGATGTTTGAGAAGGTGAGCTGGCTGGGGTATGTCTGCCATTTGGGGGGGTCTCACTCCATGGCTGAAATGGGGACTGTCAGTCTTGGCCAGGCCTAAGACAGAACAAACTGGTACAGTATGACCCCTTGTGGCCATTCTTGGGCACTGCAGGGGTCTGAGCAGCCCCACGGCACATCTTTTGCTTCAGTGGCTGTTACTCTATAGCTAGGGTGGTCCGGCTTAAGGGCAGTATCCACCTATAACTCTGTGTCTGTCCCCAGTATGACATCAGCAACGGTGGACATCCAGGTGGAGGAGGGGAGTATGAAGTTCAGGTGAGCGAGCTAGGGTGAACTGATCCAGTTACAGGCAAGTCCTGGGATCTGCTGTCCCAGTCTATGGAGAGTCAGAATGGCAATCATTGGTGCCCCTGGGGACAGAAGCCCTGGGAAGAGGGGATCCCCCAAACAGGGCTTGAGGGCCTCAGTGATCTGGCCCTACTGTCCCGGCCTCTCTCCAGGAAGGATTTGGCTGGACAAATGGATTGGCCCTGATGCTTCTGGATCGCTATGGTGACCAGTTGACTTCAGGGACCCAGTTAGCTTCCCTGGGACCCCACTGCCTAGTGGCTGCCCTTCTTCTCAATCTTCTGCTACAGTGACAAGGACAAGAATGGACTCACTGCCTGCGCTTTCTCCCCTGGTCCCAGCTCGTGGTTCATTAAACCCTTGCTCTCCCTACCTTCTAGCCCCTCCACCCTGCCCCTTCCTGCTCACGGTGTTCTGAGCCAAGAAGTGACCAAGAGGTCAAGATTGTAATTTTCACAAGGGCAGAAACTGAATCCTGATATTTAAAGTATGCTATCGGGTACCAAATATAGCCCAGACTTCCACACTCATGTACATAGTCAAAATGCTTTTATTGTTCTGCTGAAATGCTTACAAATACTGCAAAACACCCAACCAGGCCCAGCAACTAAgggcccagtgctggggagggcagggaaggtGGCTTAGTGTTAAGGCGCAAGGCTGAGGCCAGCCAGCTGGAGACTTATCCTCCTCCGttctcctttcccatcccctTTGGGAAACTGAAGGGAGATTTCCACAGCTCAGGGCCTCTGcttctgcccaccccacccccaactcaggCTCCTTTGCAGGCACTCTGAGCTACCCTTTTTCCTCACTGGGAACTAGTCCTGTTAGAATGGGAGGGCAGacctctcagcttcctctccccTCAGTGATGCTGTTCCTCTGGTCTTGGATCCCCGGACATCATCCCTTCTGGCTCTAAGCAAGGCACAGTAAAAGGgagagggctgggctgggggctggagacacACTGCAGCCGGGAGGAATTCcatctcctcccaccatgtgacATGCCCCCAGgcctgggttggagagatgatggcACGTACCCTCATGTGGCCCACAGCCAGAAGCAGTGGGCAGAGCCACAGAGTGGCCATGGCAATTAGTGTGTAACCATGGTGATGAAGCGGTCACCATGGAGACAAGGATAACGGGCTTGTAACAGGATGATGGGGCTGGACCTCGAGAGTGACACTTGAGGTCTCTGGTCCTTGAGCTGAGTAGTGAcaagtgggaggtgggaggaggaggaagaggaggaggcagatgggGGGGCGAGAAGTGCAGGCCTGAGCCGCTCCCCAGCTCTGCACGTGGCTCTGCTCAGGACCCCTCCCAGCCCCTGCAGAGGGGATGAGATGAGAAGGGGATCTTTGGCAGATTCTGGTACCATAGTTTGTCctttacaaagagaaaacaagctggggtgggtgggtgccGGGACAGAGCCGAGAGCGCAGCTCAGCAGCCTCTTCAGCCTGCTGGACCCAGGAGGGAACCTGAACTTCTGGACTCCCAGGACCGACAaggcctctccctcttcctttcccctctgctgGCTCTTTAGGGACTGGAGCTCAATTCCCAAGCACCAAACTCCTCATAACACAATTTGTCTTCTTGCACAAAAGCTCCAAGGTACTCAACTACATCCCGATCCTTTGCGGCCCCGTGCCCAATGCGCCATTGTCCCCAGGGACAAGCAGAGTGGCAGGTGGCAGGGCACGGAGTCCTGGGGCTGAGCTGGGGACCCAAGAGGTGCATGGTAGTTAATTCATGAATTGAGTGTAGCCCTCGGCTCCCGTGACGATGACATCCATCCAGATGCGCATGGCCTCTGCAGACGGGGCCACCATGTAGTACAACCGGTCGTGGGTCTTCACACAGAAGGTGAGGGCCGGATTCGGACTctggaagtcaagacaggaagtGCTAAGATGAGACTCCATGCCTAGAATGTTCTGTTCACTACTCTGCACTTTCTCCTCCAAGTCCCCAGGAAGCCCTGAATTTAAGGCCGAGTCTCAAACAGGCCAGACCCGGTCCCCAAGAGTCCATAGGTTTGTGTTCTAACACACGGCAGTACTAGGCTCTCTAAACCCTCACAACCCCAACAGGGGCATAGCTCAGTTCCAAAGTTAATACAAAATAATCTGTCACAAGGGCTGTCCCAATGAGAACCAGATTCTCCTCTAAGCCaaaaagaggcagaagaaggctTTCAGTAGGATGGTGGCCCAGACCCCAGAGGGCATAGTCAGGGTTAGGTAAGGTCTAAGGGCTGGCAAGAGAGGGCAATTTGCGtatggtgagctggctcagcctCCAAGGTCATCTTCTATCAATCGCCCCTCTCCAATCAAGTGTCTGCACTTCCCCTCAGCGGCCCCCGTAGCTCCCATCTGTACTGTCCCTGCCCTGGGGGCTACACCAGCTGTCCTGGCCAGAGAGGAAGGCAACAAAGTGCGCTCCTTGCTCTTCTCGCTGGCCTGGAACAAGTTAGAGGGATGAAGGGAGTCAGCGGTCAGGGGTCAAAAGGCACAGGAACTGTTAATATGAGGAGCTCTGGTTACTGGCATGTGGGGTTGGGGGTACCTCAGTCACCATGGTGAAGTGGAAAAACCTTTTCTGGGAGgggtagaggaagaaaggaagagacaaacGGTAAAGAGAGGGAGTGTGAAACAGAGCCGGAGCCCGGGCAGAGGACGGGCTCGAAGCCTCTGTGCCCAGGACACCCCTGCCCGGTGGTACTCCTGCGGCCAcactctggtcctcctgcctcaccttggCTGCGCTGCGCAGGTGGTCATAGTACACTTCCTCGATGGCCTGGAAGTAGATGACCCCCTTCAGCTTCGTCTCGTGTTTGTCTGCAAAGAATGGAGGGGAGGGATGGGCTGAGCCGGACCCAGCATAGCGGTGTCTGAGCCTGAGCTCATGTCCTCATCTGGGGGAATGGCTTACAGGACTCATGCCTGAGTCTAAAGGGGAGCCTGACGGCAGGGATGATGGAAATCACAACTCTGCTGAGCTGTGATCGACCACCGTAAGACAGACTCGCTAGAACCATGACAGCTGGGCGCAGAGCTGGTGAGGCTCACACGGATAACCCGACCTCATTGATTAAAACAGgcacctgggggctggagagatggctcagtggctaagagcacagactgctcttccagaggttctgagttcaaatcccagcaaccacatggtggctcacaaccatctgaaatgggatccgatgcccttgtctggtgtgtctgaagacagctatagtgtgctcacatatataaaataaataaatctttaaaaaaaaaaaaaagtaggcacCTGGCATCCTAGCAGTTTGCCGAGGCAAAGGGAGGATGGTTTTGAGCTCCTGGCCTGCCTAAATGACATAATATATatctctaaaataaatacattttaacataaGTACAAATAATAAATAGACTAGAAAGACTTtgatctcagcacccaggaggcagaggcaggtagcttgacgctagcctggtctacctagtaagttccaggccagacagagctacataatgagaccctgtgtcaagaaaCAAGCGAACAACAGAAATCATTTATCTGACTTACATAAAGGAGCAGATTTACAATAGTTGCCACAGCTTTGTGCAGGCAACACTAATATCCCACAAGCAGAGACGAGCTAATAAATTAGAGTGTGTGCCACACAATGGAATATGACATGGTTGCTCTTATGTAAGATGATACAgaacgtgtgtatgtgtgaggatgTGCacgcccacatacacacactcaagaggctggaagagggtgtcACTCTCTACCATATtctcttgagatagggtctctcgtCAACCCCAGGCtaggttggttcccagcactccccATCTCCGTCTGTCACAGCGCTGGGGTAGCAGGGATGTGCCAGGCCTAAGGAGTCCTGTGACCTGcactcagatcctcatgcctgACCCTCGGGTGCtctcttagccactaagccatcgcTCTAGCCCCAAGAAACAACCAACAGGCATAGAGGCGCGGGGTGAATCTATAGAACGCACCAATGTCAGTATACATTCATAGAtgtcctggaaacagaaagacTGCTAAGATACCTAAGAGGCAACCAGGAGAATGTGTTAGCTGCCACTGGGGATACGAACGTTGTTCATTTGAGCGCGTGCACATCAATAAGCCTAGTGTTTTAGGataaggagttcaagaccagttctGACTACACAGTGAGCTTTAGGCCAACGTGGGATACAAGAAACAGtgtctcacttaaaaaaaaaaagttagcctcgagtggtggcacatgcctttaatcccagcactcgggaggcagaagcaggcagatttctgagtttgaggctagcctggtctacaaagtgagttccaggacagccagggctacacagagaaaccctgtctcaaaaaacaaacaaacaaaacaaaacaaaacaaaatttatgttACCTGTGTTTGGTGGCGACTTATTTCTCAAAGTAaacttttttatgttttgattttgaaCCATACAGATATGAATCTCGTGTTATTCAAGAAAATAAGGAAGGCAGGAGTAAAACCCAGTTGGCTgcttgcttgcctagcacacatgaagcCCCGGGCTCCTAACATCACACAACCCCGGCATGGTAGGGGCGGGGGTGGCTCAGCGTTGAAGAGCTCCCACTTGAGACAGCTcgagaaccacacacacacacacacacacacacacacgtatccctttacattattttgtaattaaaatgacGTTTCACAcatgtaatctcagaacttgggaagtagaggcaggaagatcagaagttcaagggttACCATTaccatagcaaattcaaggccaacctgggctatgtgaaagtctgtctcaaaaaggaaaacctaaaacaaaacgaaaaaccaaactaaacaaaacacagaaggaagCAGCCACAGAGCTGGGGATGCATGTAGCTCTAGCTCCGTGGTGGGCGGGGTTTGCCCCACCTCTGAGGGGCGGGGCTAAGAAGGCCCGGCATACACTGATCCCTACTGGGCTCTTCAGGCCATTCTACTCCTTTCATGTGAACAGCATAGAGCATATACATTGCACACAACATTCAAGGTCAGGGAGGaggggacggggagggggagggggagggggaggggagccatCAGAGCAGAGATGAACACTGGGCGTGGAGGAAGGGAAACAGGCCACTGCAAACACTGATCACATGGTACAACTGCCACCCTCAGCCACCAGCGAGTCCTCCAGGAGAGGATGATGCCAACCACTGAATTCAGAAGTGACAGCTACCAATAAGCTCCTCCCATGggtccctccccactccccacactcCTGGTTGCTTCAGGCCcagttccctcctccctccagcctcctgAAGGTCCTGTCCCAGCCTCCAGCCCTGCCTCTCACCTGACCTGGTGTTGAGGAATGAGTTTTAAAACCTTTTCTGATGGTTCTTCTTTGGGGAACCAGCTGCCTGTGTTCTGGCTCACACTGCCGCCAACACATCTCCCCCCCCCATCCTTGCGTCGAAGCCTCCCCCACACTGAATTAGGTGGAGTCTCTTGAGATTCTCACTGTCCCCTTAGCAGCCCAGCTCTTCACACCCCAGAACCATCTCCCTCCTGTCCACAAACTCCTAACCAACCTTCAAGACCCACTGTGGGCCACTACGACAGACACCACAGATCCTCAGCACAGAGCTTGCAACACTGAATGTGAACCTGTTATTCACACCTATATCCTCCTCCAACCGCAACAGCTATGTGCCAGGCACAGAACAGGTGCTCGCTCGTGGCAGAATGACTAAGTCCTGACACCTGGAAAGGGATCCTAGGCCCTTGTGCTAGGAAGTTACAACGTGGTGAGGAGGTACAGGCACACAGCCTAGTCGCTTGCCAGCGTGGCTTGGAGCTCAGGAGTACTCTGCCACAtctgagggaaggaagaggtgTGAAAAGCAAGAGCCCATTCAGAGCACCCAGCATAGTCTGGCACGGAACTCGGCATCTGTCACTACAGCATTACACTCCGGGCTGATGTCACACAGCAAGGCAGGGATGACTGCTGGAGTGCTGACGAGGGTGGGAACGGTTCCAGGTAAGGCGAGCGCCTGAAGGGGTTTACCCACGCTAATCTAATGTGCTTTCCTGTTGTAGGAAGGAGGAGGGCGCGGGTCCAACAGGCAAGCCACACCCAGGTCCTGGTGTAGCCCTAAACCCATCTCAGCATTTCCTCCTGGCCATCCTCCAGTGGTATTGTGCCCTGCCCCGCTTCTTCTTTCCCTGGAAATAGCAACAGGGAAACAGCAACCTTCGTACACTCTGTCCCGCCCACCTATCCTTGGTCTTGTGCAATCTGGCTTCTGCCTGCTTGCATGGTGGAAAACCTTCTCTCCACAAATCTCAGACCCGGAGTCAAATGGCCTTTGGGCCACATCCTTCTTGACCCTCTGGTAGTATCTATCATGGCTGGTGACACCTTGGGCTTACAAATGTCTGTTCCCTTGGCTGACTTCCTTCTGTTTCCGCTCCTCGTCTAAACGTGGTCTCCTTTGTTTCACAGGCATGAACCAAGATCGCCTTTGCCAAGCGCCAGCCCAGCACCTGGCGCACAGTCAGagccagcttcctgcttcctgttctgcCTCTGCTGCTTTCTATCCTGCCTCTTCTCCACAAGTGGctactcctcccctctcctctgccttgTCCTTG harbors:
- the Treh gene encoding trehalase isoform X2; the encoded protein is MTWELHLLLLLGLGLRSQEALPPPCERSTAMESSCTKFRWRSSTKMTSSLWICHWPHLQMKSCRSSVSWPRSTTTASPRNGFRNLSRVTSGQWGRSCSPGPLRTGRTALSSCRRSRMLSCVSGRRSYTRSGKSWERRDSYWVMEGLLLSEMASTVKGMLQNFLDLVKTYGHIPNGGRIYYLQRSQPPLLTLMMDRYVAHTKDVAFLQENIGTLASELDFWTVNRTVSVVSGGQSYVLNRYYVPYGGPRPESYRKDAELANSVPEGDRETLWAELKAGAESGWDFSSRWLVGGPDPDLLSSIRTSKMVPTDLNAFLCQAEELMSNFYSRLGNNTEATKYRNLRAQRLAAMEAVLWDEQKGAWFDYDLEKGKKNLEFYPSNLTPLWAGCFSDPSVADKALKYLEDSKILTYQYGIPTSLRNTGQQWDFPNAWAPLQDLVIRGLAKSASPRTQEVAFQLAQNWIKTNFKVYSQKSAMFEKYDISNGGHPGGGGEYEVQEGFGWTNGLALMLLDRYGDQLTSGTQLASLGPHCLVAALLLNLLLQ
- the Treh gene encoding trehalase isoform X1, with translation MTWELHLLLLLGLGLRSQEALPPPCESQIYCHGELLHQVQMAQLYQDDKQFVDMSLATSPDEVLQKFSELATVHNHSIPKERLQEFVQSHFRPVGQELQSWTPEDWKDSPQFLQKISDAKLRVWAEELHKIWKKLGKKMKAEVLSYPERSSLIYSKHPFIVPGGRFVEFYYWDSYWVMEGLLLSEMASTVKGMLQNFLDLVKTYGHIPNGGRIYYLQRSQPPLLTLMMDRYVAHTKDVAFLQENIGTLASELDFWTVNRTVSVVSGGQSYVLNRYYVPYGGPRPESYRKDAELANSVPEGDRETLWAELKAGAESGWDFSSRWLVGGPDPDLLSSIRTSKMVPTDLNAFLCQAEELMSNFYSRLGNNTEATKYRNLRAQRLAAMEAVLWDEQKGAWFDYDLEKGKKNLEFYPSNLTPLWAGCFSDPSVADKALKYLEDSKILTYQYGIPTSLRNTGQQWDFPNAWAPLQDLVIRGLAKSASPRTQEVAFQLAQNWIKTNFKVYSQKSAMFEKYDISNGGHPGGGGEYEVQEGFGWTNGLALMLLDRYGDQLTSGTQLASLGPHCLVAALLLNLLLQ